CGAGGACGGAGTCAGAGAGGAGAGCGAGGACGGAGTCAGAGAGGAGAGCGAGGACGGAGTCAGAGAGGAGAGCGAGGACGGAGTCAGAGAGGAGAGCGAGGACGGAGTCAGAGAGGAGAGCGAGGACCCGACGGAGAGGGTCTTCGCACGCGCCACGGAGGGCGAGGTGACGACGACGCAGGGCCGGACCATCACCGGCGCGGACGTGGTCAACTTCGCGGGCGTCAGCGGCGACTTCAACCACCTCCACACGGACGAGGAGCGGATGGCCGACTCCGGGTTCGGCGAGCGCATCGCCCACGGCGCGCTCGTGTTCTCGGTGATGACGGGCCTGCTCTGGCAGTCCCGGACCCCCGAGGAACGGGAGGCCGTCGTCGCGTTCTACGGCGTCGACCGACTCCGGTTCCGCGCGCCGACCTTCGTCGGCGACACCGTCCACGTCGAACTGGAACTCGCCGAGAAGGAGCCGAAAGACCACCCCGAGGGCAACGGCGTCCTGACGTACGAGGCGGAGGTCGTGAACCAGGACGACGAGGTCGTGCTCTCCTGTCAGTTGCGGTCGCTCGTGGTCTGAGGCGTGGACCCGGAGAGCCGGGGACCCGTGTCGTCGGCCTCCAGCCACTCCAGGAACGCCGCCAGTTCGGTCATCGCGGCGTCGTACTCGGTCTGGAACACGTAGTGGCCAGCACCCGCCACGTGGACGAGTCGCCCGTTCGGCAGTCGCGCAGCGGCCTCGACGTCCTCGACGCGTCGCCCCACGTCGCCGTCCGACTTCAGCAGCAGCGTCGGGCACTCGACGTCGCCGAACCGGTCTTCCAGCGGTTCGGGGTAGCCCTCTCGGGCGATCTCCGCGATGGCCGGCGAGCACTCGGTGTCGGCGACGGCGTACCGTCGCGCCCACTCGGGGTCGACGTCGGCGTACTCGCGCGCTATCTCCTCTTCGACGGTGCGCTCGTCGCGGTCGGCCAGCGCCTCCTCGACGAACGCGGCGCGGTCGTCGGGACCCATCTCCGGCGCGCCGTACATGCCCGCCGGGTCTTCGAGCACCAGCGCTCGCGGGAGGTCCGGGTAGTCGGCGGCCGCCCACGCGACCGTCGCACCGCCCATCGAGTGACCCGCGAGCACCGGGTCGTCGAAGGCGAGGGCGTCGAGCAGTCCGACGAGGTCCGCGACCCGGTCGTCGATACCGTAGCCGGTCTCCGGCGCGTCCGACTGGCCGTGCCCCCGGGCGTCGTAGGTCACGACATCGTAGTCGTC
This region of Halomarina salina genomic DNA includes:
- a CDS encoding MaoC/PaaZ C-terminal domain-containing protein, producing the protein MTTTQGRTITGADVVNFAGVSGDFNHLHTDEERMADSGFGERIAHGALVFSVMTGLLWQSRTPEEREAVVAFYGVDRLRFRAPTFVGDTVHVELELAEKEPKDHPEGNGVLTYEAEVVNQDDEVVLSCQLRSLVV
- a CDS encoding alpha/beta fold hydrolase; amino-acid sequence: MNVPDEWTTGTVHTNGVDLQYYRTGEGPPLVMAHGFYDNGRCWAPLMADLADDYDVVTYDARGHGQSDAPETGYGIDDRVADLVGLLDALAFDDPVLAGHSMGGATVAWAAADYPDLPRALVLEDPAGMYGAPEMGPDDRAAFVEEALADRDERTVEEEIAREYADVDPEWARRYAVADTECSPAIAEIAREGYPEPLEDRFGDVECPTLLLKSDGDVGRRVEDVEAAARLPNGRLVHVAGAGHYVFQTEYDAAMTELAAFLEWLEADDTGPRLSGSTPQTTSDRN